In Gossypium arboreum isolate Shixiya-1 chromosome 6, ASM2569848v2, whole genome shotgun sequence, the following are encoded in one genomic region:
- the LOC108485989 gene encoding glutaredoxin-C6-like: protein MSSPTAGGGSGLSIDEEETAETRIRRLISEHPLIIFSRSFCCMCHVMKKLLVTIGVHPTVIELDDHEFASLPRSPSHDTLISSQNLSPAVFIGGTCVGGLESPVALHLSGHLVPKLVEVGVLLV from the coding sequence ATGAGTAGCCCCACCGCAGGCGGCGGCAGCGGCCTTTCCATAGATGAGGAGGAGACGGCGGAGACTCGGATCAGGAGGCTGATATCGGAGCACCCCCTCATCATCTTCAGCAGGTCGTTTTGTTGCATGTGTCACGTCATGAAAAAGCTGTTGGTCACCATCGGGGTTCACCCCACTGTCATCGAACTCGATGACCATGAGTTCGCTTCCCTCCCTCGATCACCGTCCCACGATACTCTCATCTCCTCTCAGAATCTCTCCCCCGCCGTCTTCATTGGCGGAACCTGCGTCGGCGGGCTCGAATCCCCCGTCGCTCTCCACCTTAGTGGTCACCTCGTCCCAAAGCTTGTCGAAGTTGGCGTTCTCTTGGTATAA